In Streptomyces camelliae, the sequence CCCTGCCCTCCCTCGCCGTGGACGGCAAGACCGTGCGCGGTGCCCGCCGCACCGACGGCACCCAGGTCCACCTGCTCGCCGCGATGACGGAAACCGGCCTGGTCACCGCCCAGCGCGAGGTGGACGGCAAGACCAACGAGATCACCGTCTTCCAGCCCCTGCTTGCCCCGCTCGACCTGCACGGCACGGTGGTCACCTTCGACGCCCTCCACTCGCAGACCGCCCACGCGCGCTTCCTCGTCAAGGACAAGCACGCCCACTACATCGCGCTGATCAAGGGCAACCGGCCCACCCTGCACCGGTGGCTGAAGGCCCTGCCATGGCGGGAGGTGCCACTCCTGGACAAGACGCGGGCCATCGCACACGGCCGCGACGAAATCCGCCGGATCAAGGCCGCCGCCGTCACCGGGATCGCGTTCCCATACGCGGTGCAGGCCGTCCAGATCGTGCGCCGCCGACGGATCATCACCACCGGCAAGGTCACCCTGGAATGCGTCTACGGGGTGACCGACCTGACCGCGGAGCAGGCCGACGCAACCGAGATCGCCCGCCGCGTACGCGATCACTGGGGCATCGAGAACAAGATCCACCATGTCAGGGACACCACGTACGCCGAGGACGCCTCACGCGTACGCACCGGCACCGCTCCACGTGCCATGGCATCCCTGCGCAACCTGGCCATCGGCGCTCTCCGACTCGCCGACCAGACGAACATCGCCGCTGGACTCCGCCATCACACCCGCGACGCCAACCGTCCACTGATCACCCTCGGCATCACGTGATCAATCAGGACAGGTCACCTGAACGACGCGGCCCTGCTCACGAGGGCGCGCCGTGGCCCACTGTGAACCCGCTCCCTGCCTGATACGCACTATCTGCGATACAGGAGAACACCGCACGCCTCCCGCGATCAAGGAACCTGCTGCTCAGAGCCCATTTGCAAGCTGAACTCTGATTGTGCTCCGGAGCCGTGTGCGCAGGTTCGAATCCTGCCGGGGGCACCCAGCATGAGGTGCCCAAAGACCCCGTCACCAGCGGAAACGCTGAGGCCGGGGTCTTCGCGTGTGTGCAGGCAGGTGCCTGGCCTGATCACACGACCCGCAGGTGATCTCTGTTGGCCGTGGTTGCCCGTGGCTGTCATTGACCACGCGGAAAGCCGACGGCGCCCCGCGCTCCCCCTCAAGCCGTCCGCTTGCGCGCCGCAGCCTTCTTCGTCGCCGTCTTCTTCTCCCCAGCCTTGGCCACCGACTTGGCCGTCTTGGCCGCCGTCTTCTTCGCTGTCGTCTTCTTCGCCGCCGTCGTCTTCTTGGCGGCAGCCGTCTTCTTCGTCGCCGCCGTCTTCCTCGGCAGCCGTCTCACCTCGGCCTCGCCGCCGGGGGGCACCTCGCCGCGGGACTCCTTCGCCGCCCGGACGCTGTTCTCCAGGGCCGCCATCAGGTCCAGGACCTTGCCTCCCGGGGCCGGGGCCGGGGCCTCGGGCGGGGCCTCGCCGGCGGCCTTCGCGGCGATGACCTCCTCCACCGCCTCCCGGTACTCGTCGTGCAGGTCCGCCAGGTCCACCTCGCCGAGGGTGTCCATCAGGGCGTCCGCGAGGTCCAGTTCCTTGTCGCGGATGGTGACGTCGACCTCCGGGGCCACCCCCTGCGGCGCGCGGACCTCGTCCGGCCAGAGCAGGCCGTGCATGGCGATGGCGTCGTCGACCACGCGCAGCATGCCGAGGCGTTCGCGGCCGCGCAGGGCGTACTTCGCGATGGCCACCTTGTTGCTGCGCTTCAGGGCCTCCCGGAGCAGGGTGTACGGCTTCGCCGCCGGGGCTCCGCTCGCCGCCAGGTAGTACGCCGCGTCCATCTGGAGCGGGTCGATGCGGTCGGCCGGTACGAAGGCGACGATCTCGATCGTGCGGGCGGTGGGGATGGGCAGGTGGGAGAGGTCCTCGTCGGTGATCGGGATGATCGTGCCGTCCGCGTCCTCGTACCCCTTGCCGATCTCCTCGCCGCCGACCTCCCGGTCCTCCAGTTCGCAGAACTTGCGGTAGCGGATGCGGCCGCCGTCCTCGGTGTGGATCTGGCGGAAGGAGATCGCGTGGCTCTCCGTGGCGTTCACCAGCTTGATCGGGATGCTGACGAGACCGAAGGAGATCGCGCCGTTCCATATCGACCGCACGTGCCGCACCCACCCTTCCCCTGCCAATTACACCGGTTTCAACCGTTTCTCTGGGATTGTCATCCTATGACGCCTATCACGGAGGTGGAGGGGCGGCGGGTCGCGCTCAGCAACCTGGAGAAGGTGCTGTATCCGCAGACCGGCTTCACCAAGGCGGAGCTGGTGCACTACTACGTGACCGGCGCCGGCGTGCTGCTGCCGCATCTGCGGGACCGGGCCGTGTCCTTCCTGCGTTATCCCGACGGCCCCGAAGGGCAGCTGTTCTTCGCCAAGAACGTGCCGCCGGGTACGCCCGAGTGGGTCACCACCGCCGAGGTCCCGCGGTCGGAGGGGCCGGCCCGGATGGTCGTCGTACAGGATCTGGCCAGTCTCGTCTGGGCTGCCAATCTCGTCACCGAGTTCCATACGCATCAGTGGCGGGTGCAGGACCCCGAGCGGGCCGACCGGCTGGTCTTCGACCTCGACCCCGGACCGCCCGCGACCGTCGTCCAGTGCTGTGAGGTGGCCCTGTGGCTGCGGGAGCGGCTCGCGGCGGACGGGATCGAGGCGTATCCGAAGACGGCCGGGTCGAAGGGGCTGCATCTGCTGGCGGCCGTGCGCGGCGCGTCCCCCGAGCGGACCAGCGAGTACGCCAAGGCGCTCGCCGTGGAGGCCGAGCGGGCGCTGCCCCGGCTCGTCGTGCACCGGATGACGAAGAGCCTGCGGCCGGGGAAGGTGTTCGTGGACTGGAGCCAGAACGCCGCGCGCAAGACCACGGCCACGCCCTACACGCTGCGCGCCCGCCCGTACCCCTACGTGTCCGCCCCGGTCACCTGGGAGGAGGTCGCGGACTGCCGCAGCGCCGGGCAGCTGGAGTTCCAGGCCGGTGACATGGCTCCCCGCCTCCAGCATCACGGGGACCTGATGGCGCCCCTGCTGGACCCGGAGACGGCCGCGCCCCTCCCCTGACCCGGTCCGGTCCCCCTCCTACACCCTCCCCCACGTGTTCCGGTCCCGCGCCATCCCGTGCAGGGCCTCCACGTCCGCCGGCTTCAGCACCCCGCCGAGCCGGGCCAGGTCCGCCAGCTCGGCGTCCTGGAGGATCCGTACCGCGCGCGGCCGGCCCGTGACGGTCACCTCGGCGGGGCCCGCCAGGGCCAGGACCGGGCGGACCTCGGCGGTCAGGGCGTAGGAGGCGCGGTCGGCGTCCGCGCGCAGCCGGCGCAGGAGGGGCTCGGGCTCGCGGCGGCCCACGGTGACCATGGGGTCGGCGACCAGGACGCGGCTCTTGCGGGCGTACAGGGCGTGGACGGCGAACAGGCCGCCGGGGCCGAGCAGCAGGTGGTGGATGCGGTCGCCGCCGGGCAGCGCTATGGAGTGCAGGGTGTGCCAGCCGGCGCCCTCCAGGGCGTCCAGGGCCTGGCCGACGGTCTGCTCGGCGGCCAGGGCGCGGCGGCGCGGGTCGGGGCGCAGCCGGTGGGCATGTCCGGGGTCGCGGTCGAGGGCGACGAGCAGGGCCTCGCCGGGGCGGTTGGGCGCCAGGTCGTCGTCCGGGTGCAGGGTCAGCCGGGCCAGTTCGGCGGGGGTCGGTACCGGGGGCGGGCCCACGGTCACCGGGCCGGTCAGGAAGGGTTTCAGGGCCTGGAGTACGTCGTCCCTGCTGTCCTCGCCGAGCAGGTTCACCCGGCCCGTCTCCCGGTCGTACCAGGCGACGTTGCTGCCGTCCGGGCGGCAGACGTACAGCCGTTCCCGGCCGTGCCGATAGGCCGGCACCACGCGCAGTGCGTTCATGCGCCATCACCCCTCGACCATGGGAACAGGCGGGGTGCTCCCGGGGCAAGAGCGGTTACCTTGGAGAACGGCCCTGCGAGGGGGAGTTGGGGAGGCGCCGTTGCGGATCCGCGGAAGGCAGCCCGACGTACCGCCTCCGGAGCGTCCGTGGAGCGAGATCGTGCCGGGCCTGTGGATGGGCGGGCATGAGTTCCGGGGCCGTTCCGGGCGGGTGGAGCCGGTCGTCGTGCACGACGAGTTCGATGTGGTGCAGACACTGCTGCGACTGCCGGGTTACGGGCCCGATCCGGGCGTCGAGCACCACGTGTGGCCCATCCCGGACGGTCCGCTGGACGGGACCCAGCTCGCCGGGGTGATGCGGCTGGCCCGTGCGGTGAACGAGGCGCTGGACGCCGGGCGCCGGGTGCTCGTGCGCTGTTACCACGGGTACAACCGGTCCGGCCTGCTCATCGCGCACGCTCTGGTGCAGCGCGGCCATGCTTCCCCGGACGAGGCGATCCAGCTGATCCGGGCCCGGCGCTCGGCGTGGGCGCTGCACAACGAGCTGTTCGTGGAGTACCTGCGCGCGGGACTGCCGACCGTCCGACTGCT encodes:
- a CDS encoding ISAs1 family transposase, whose product is MPARSSSPIPGPLGQLTDAAPAAPDDLPGLLTCLAQVPDPRRDQGRRHPLSFVLALAACAVLAGAKSLAAIAEWAADAPPHVLARLGGPCREPDRGPVAPAEATVRRILQRIDGDALDMAVGSWLAGRERADGQEHNDSDRPLPSLAVDGKTVRGARRTDGTQVHLLAAMTETGLVTAQREVDGKTNEITVFQPLLAPLDLHGTVVTFDALHSQTAHARFLVKDKHAHYIALIKGNRPTLHRWLKALPWREVPLLDKTRAIAHGRDEIRRIKAAAVTGIAFPYAVQAVQIVRRRRIITTGKVTLECVYGVTDLTAEQADATEIARRVRDHWGIENKIHHVRDTTYAEDASRVRTGTAPRAMASLRNLAIGALRLADQTNIAAGLRHHTRDANRPLITLGIT
- a CDS encoding Ku protein — translated: MRSIWNGAISFGLVSIPIKLVNATESHAISFRQIHTEDGGRIRYRKFCELEDREVGGEEIGKGYEDADGTIIPITDEDLSHLPIPTARTIEIVAFVPADRIDPLQMDAAYYLAASGAPAAKPYTLLREALKRSNKVAIAKYALRGRERLGMLRVVDDAIAMHGLLWPDEVRAPQGVAPEVDVTIRDKELDLADALMDTLGEVDLADLHDEYREAVEEVIAAKAAGEAPPEAPAPAPGGKVLDLMAALENSVRAAKESRGEVPPGGEAEVRRLPRKTAATKKTAAAKKTTAAKKTTAKKTAAKTAKSVAKAGEKKTATKKAAARKRTA
- the ligD gene encoding non-homologous end-joining DNA ligase, which produces MTPITEVEGRRVALSNLEKVLYPQTGFTKAELVHYYVTGAGVLLPHLRDRAVSFLRYPDGPEGQLFFAKNVPPGTPEWVTTAEVPRSEGPARMVVVQDLASLVWAANLVTEFHTHQWRVQDPERADRLVFDLDPGPPATVVQCCEVALWLRERLAADGIEAYPKTAGSKGLHLLAAVRGASPERTSEYAKALAVEAERALPRLVVHRMTKSLRPGKVFVDWSQNAARKTTATPYTLRARPYPYVSAPVTWEEVADCRSAGQLEFQAGDMAPRLQHHGDLMAPLLDPETAAPLP
- a CDS encoding nuclease-related domain-containing protein, coding for MNALRVVPAYRHGRERLYVCRPDGSNVAWYDRETGRVNLLGEDSRDDVLQALKPFLTGPVTVGPPPVPTPAELARLTLHPDDDLAPNRPGEALLVALDRDPGHAHRLRPDPRRRALAAEQTVGQALDALEGAGWHTLHSIALPGGDRIHHLLLGPGGLFAVHALYARKSRVLVADPMVTVGRREPEPLLRRLRADADRASYALTAEVRPVLALAGPAEVTVTGRPRAVRILQDAELADLARLGGVLKPADVEALHGMARDRNTWGRV
- a CDS encoding protein-tyrosine phosphatase family protein; this encodes MRIRGRQPDVPPPERPWSEIVPGLWMGGHEFRGRSGRVEPVVVHDEFDVVQTLLRLPGYGPDPGVEHHVWPIPDGPLDGTQLAGVMRLARAVNEALDAGRRVLVRCYHGYNRSGLLIAHALVQRGHASPDEAIQLIRARRSAWALHNELFVEYLRAGLPTVRLLEELAE